The following coding sequences are from one Collimonas arenae window:
- a CDS encoding efflux transporter outer membrane subunit, with amino-acid sequence MKHMHIPTHKNLMALAIAAILLSACAVGPDYVRPVADAPAAFKENKDWKVATPQDQPLQEKWWEIYQDPQLNALVEQVNISNQNLAQAEAQFRQARALVQSARASYFPTIGANSGVTRSGSAANSSNGGRVANAYSLGLSSSWEPDLWGRISRTVEANRASAQASAADLQVAKLSAQSTLAQDYLQLRVVDMQQNLLNETVAAYQKSLQLTQNQYAVGVAAQSDVIQAQTQLKSAQAQAVDNGVLRSQLEHAIALLTGQAASSFSITPAPLVAVLPTIPVGVPSALLERRPDVIAAERLAAAANAQIGVAKAAYFPNLTLSASGGFQSSSFGDWLTVPNRIWSLGPALAATLFDGGARRAQSDQAIAAYDASVAVYKQAVLTSFQEVEDNLAALRILEQEASVQNETVAFAHRAVELILNQYKAGTVNYSSVVTAQATAFNADLAALNIRNRRFAASVSLIKALGGGWSQAELPDNAMLNDRGQDGAVKPVQK; translated from the coding sequence ATGAAACACATGCATATACCTACGCACAAAAACCTGATGGCGCTGGCGATCGCGGCAATCTTGTTAAGCGCCTGTGCCGTCGGCCCTGACTACGTGCGCCCGGTGGCCGATGCGCCGGCCGCCTTCAAGGAAAACAAGGACTGGAAAGTGGCTACGCCGCAAGATCAGCCGTTGCAGGAAAAATGGTGGGAAATCTACCAGGATCCACAATTGAACGCGCTGGTCGAGCAAGTGAATATCTCCAACCAGAACCTGGCGCAGGCTGAGGCGCAATTCCGCCAGGCCCGGGCGTTGGTGCAATCGGCAAGGGCATCGTATTTCCCGACGATAGGAGCGAATAGCGGGGTGACGCGCTCGGGCTCGGCCGCGAATTCCAGTAATGGCGGTCGAGTTGCCAACGCCTATTCGCTCGGCCTGAGCAGCAGCTGGGAACCTGACCTGTGGGGTCGCATCAGCCGCACGGTGGAGGCCAATCGTGCCTCGGCGCAAGCCAGTGCTGCCGATCTGCAGGTAGCCAAACTCAGCGCCCAGTCCACCTTGGCGCAGGACTACCTGCAGTTGCGCGTGGTAGATATGCAGCAAAATTTGCTCAATGAGACCGTAGCCGCCTACCAGAAATCGCTGCAGCTGACGCAGAATCAATACGCTGTCGGCGTCGCAGCGCAATCCGATGTAATTCAAGCACAAACCCAGCTCAAATCGGCACAGGCGCAGGCCGTGGACAACGGCGTACTGCGTTCCCAGCTGGAACACGCGATTGCGCTCCTCACCGGACAAGCCGCTTCCAGTTTTTCGATAACGCCAGCACCGCTGGTTGCAGTGCTGCCGACTATTCCAGTCGGCGTACCGTCGGCATTGCTGGAACGCCGCCCGGACGTCATTGCCGCCGAACGCCTGGCTGCGGCAGCCAATGCCCAGATCGGCGTGGCCAAGGCCGCCTACTTCCCGAACCTGACGTTGTCGGCTTCCGGCGGTTTTCAAAGCAGCAGCTTTGGCGACTGGCTGACAGTGCCCAATCGCATCTGGTCGCTTGGACCAGCACTGGCCGCAACATTGTTTGACGGTGGCGCCCGTCGCGCCCAAAGCGATCAGGCAATTGCCGCGTATGACGCCAGCGTTGCCGTGTACAAGCAAGCCGTGCTGACCAGCTTCCAGGAAGTCGAAGACAATCTGGCGGCATTGCGGATTCTGGAACAGGAAGCTTCAGTGCAGAATGAAACTGTCGCATTTGCGCACCGCGCAGTGGAACTCATCCTCAATCAATACAAGGCTGGTACGGTCAATTACTCCAGCGTGGTGACTGCCCAGGCGACCGCATTCAATGCCGACCTGGCTGCGCTGAATATCCGGAACCGGCGCTTTGCAGCCAGTGTGTCGCTGATTAAAGCGCTGGGTGGCGGCTGGAGCCAGGCGGAACTGCCTGACAATGCCATGCTGAACGATCGTGGTCAGGACGGCGCGGTCAAGCCAGTCCAGAAATAA
- the pabB gene encoding aminodeoxychorismate synthase component I encodes MNTTFDCPRAEFASCFALLDDRSAESGRAGASRLYTGLVECLQCFRAEELPQLLAQMQQAVQNGLHAVTLFTYELGIGLQHVLPERTGRQRPTQALAQILLFADCSQLGDDQVESWLEQRQAAQRGGGDAGIANLQSNVNADQFAAAIAKIHAYIEAGDTYQVNYTYRLRFDMYGDPVALYRQLRLRQPVPYGALIGLPSGATVLSLSPELFVRHAGGGLTARPMKGTAAASGDPDQDRQSALALAADPKNRAENLMIVDLLRNDLGRIAVPGSVQVPKLFEVTRFNTVLQMTSTVQARVRDDISLAGLVQALYPCGSITGAPKLRTMQIIDELEPEPRGLYTGAIGWFDAATDGRRFGDFCLSVPIRTLMLQAPSPDGPFGASIRRGEMGVGAGIVHDSVAADEYAECALKAKFLTGLRGDFSLFETMYATRADGCRHLDLHLQRLQASAVYFGFPFNESILRAAVQAHCASLSDAVPQRLRLTLSAGGNCSLESADLGTLEMPVKLLIAQTLTHSDDLFLRHKTTLRQCYDQAWQDAAQLGAFDMLFFNREGELTEGGRSSVFVKLDGHWYTPPLRSGLLPGVMRSIVLNDPAWNAVERSLGLEDLLAAEQIMVCNALRGTMPATLLRIA; translated from the coding sequence ATGAATACAACGTTTGATTGCCCACGTGCCGAATTTGCCTCCTGCTTCGCATTGCTGGATGACCGTAGTGCCGAGTCTGGCCGGGCCGGCGCGTCGCGCCTTTACACAGGGTTGGTCGAATGTCTGCAATGTTTCCGGGCTGAGGAGTTGCCGCAGTTGCTGGCACAAATGCAACAGGCCGTGCAGAACGGCCTGCATGCGGTGACGCTGTTTACCTATGAATTGGGAATTGGACTGCAGCATGTCCTGCCGGAGCGGACGGGGCGGCAGCGGCCGACGCAAGCGTTGGCGCAAATCCTGCTGTTTGCCGATTGCAGCCAATTGGGCGACGATCAGGTGGAGTCCTGGCTGGAACAGCGTCAAGCGGCGCAGCGCGGCGGTGGCGACGCAGGCATTGCCAATTTGCAGTCGAATGTCAACGCAGATCAGTTTGCCGCAGCAATCGCAAAAATTCACGCCTACATCGAGGCGGGCGATACTTATCAGGTCAACTACACCTATCGCTTGCGTTTCGATATGTATGGCGATCCAGTAGCGTTGTATCGGCAATTGCGGCTGCGCCAACCGGTGCCGTATGGGGCGTTGATCGGCTTGCCGAGCGGCGCCACGGTGCTGTCGCTGTCGCCAGAGCTGTTCGTGCGCCACGCTGGGGGGGGGCTGACCGCTCGGCCGATGAAAGGTACTGCAGCGGCCAGCGGCGATCCCGATCAAGATCGGCAGAGTGCACTGGCGCTGGCAGCCGATCCCAAGAACCGGGCGGAAAACTTGATGATCGTGGATTTGCTGCGCAACGACCTGGGGCGTATTGCGGTCCCGGGTTCGGTCCAGGTGCCGAAACTGTTTGAAGTCACCCGCTTCAATACCGTGCTGCAAATGACTTCCACGGTGCAAGCCAGGGTGCGCGACGATATCAGCCTGGCCGGCCTGGTGCAAGCACTGTATCCCTGCGGTTCGATTACAGGTGCGCCGAAGCTTCGCACCATGCAGATCATTGATGAACTGGAACCGGAACCACGCGGCTTGTACACCGGCGCGATCGGCTGGTTCGATGCGGCCACCGATGGCCGCCGGTTTGGCGATTTTTGCCTGTCGGTGCCGATCCGTACTCTGATGCTACAAGCACCAAGCCCGGACGGTCCGTTCGGGGCGAGCATCCGCCGCGGTGAGATGGGCGTCGGTGCCGGCATCGTGCACGATAGCGTGGCCGCCGACGAATATGCCGAATGCGCATTGAAAGCAAAATTCCTGACAGGCTTGCGTGGCGATTTTTCGTTATTTGAAACCATGTACGCTACCCGTGCCGATGGTTGCCGGCATCTGGATTTGCATTTGCAGCGGCTGCAGGCATCTGCCGTGTATTTTGGGTTTCCGTTCAACGAGTCAATATTGCGTGCAGCAGTGCAGGCGCATTGCGCCAGCTTGTCCGATGCGGTTCCCCAACGTTTGCGTCTGACCCTTTCAGCAGGTGGCAATTGCAGTTTGGAGAGCGCGGACCTGGGAACACTTGAGATGCCAGTCAAATTGTTGATCGCACAAACATTGACGCATTCCGACGATTTATTCCTGCGGCATAAAACCACCTTGCGCCAGTGCTACGATCAAGCGTGGCAAGACGCGGCACAACTGGGCGCGTTCGATATGCTGTTTTTCAATCGCGAAGGTGAGCTTACCGAAGGTGGTCGCAGCAGTGTCTTCGTCAAGCTGGACGGACACTGGTATACGCCGCCGTTGCGGTCTGGATTACTGCCGGGAGTAATGCGCAGCATAGTCCTGAATGATCCGGCTTGGAATGCTGTCGAACGCAGCTTGGGCCTGGAGGATTTGCTCGCCGCGGAGCAGATCATGGTGTGTAATGCTTTACGTGGAACCATGCCTGCAACGCTATTGCGGATAGCGTAA
- a CDS encoding efflux RND transporter permease subunit: protein MNISRPFIERPIATTLLTIGVALAGMVAFRLLPVSPLPQVDLPTISVSAGLPGASPETMAATVATPLERALGSIAGVTEMTSSSTLSSTRITMQFDLSRDIDGAARDVQAALNAARNLLPTGLPSNPSYRKVNPADAPIIILALTSDSMTQGQMYDAADTILAQKLSQVKGVGQVSVGGSSQPAVRVELNPTALNKYGIGSADVRTAIAATNANRPKGVLEDGDKNWQIYANDQAKTAAEYMPLIVAYRNGAAVRVSDVAQVTDSVANVRNAGSANGKPSVLVILNRQPGANIIETVDEVRALLPQLRASIPAAINLDVVMDRTPTIRASLRETERTLLMSIGLVIMVVFLFLRNGRATLIPAVAVPVSLIGTFGVMYLLGYSLDNLSLMALTIATGFVVDDAIVVLENVSRHIEQGKKPFAAAMLGAKEVGFTVLSMSISLIAVFIPILLMGGIVGRLFREFAVTLSVAILVSLLVSLTTTPMMCARLLKHEPHRKQGRFFTATERAFDAMLRGYERSLAWALRFSPLMIIILVATIFLNVYLYTVIPKGLFPQQDTGLVIGGIQGDQSISFQSMKVKLDQFVSIVRSDPDVQSVIAFTGGGQSNRGNMFITLKPLTVRKLTADQVIARLRGKLSHVPGANLFMQSVQDIRTGGRSSDAQYQYTLQSDDLNELRTWEPKIRDALSALPQLADVNTDQQDKGLQTTLTIDRETAIRSGVTPQLIDATLNDLFGQRQVSTIYSGMNQYHVVMEAGPQYLQSPQILHNTYVSIPASTANLSPTTSALGTPPALTAGGKLASNSSLALTLSTAAEQQMPLAAFSSFQPTNTALAVNHQSQFIASTISFNLPAGESLSDATLAINDAMARIGVPTSVHGSFQGTANVFQSSLSSQPMLILTALLAVYIVLGVLYESYVHPITILSTLPSAGVGALLALLATGTDFSLIALIGVILLIGIVKKNAIMMIDFALHVEREQGLSPRDSIFEACKLRFRPIMMTTMAAMLGAVPLALGAGDGAELRRPLGIAIVGGLIMSQLLTLYTTPVVYLYMDRFRLWSKDKWERRGGRAAPDVAEA, encoded by the coding sequence ATGAATATATCGCGTCCCTTTATTGAACGGCCGATCGCCACCACGCTGCTGACCATCGGCGTGGCGCTGGCCGGCATGGTGGCGTTCCGGCTGTTGCCGGTATCGCCCTTGCCACAGGTGGATTTGCCGACCATCTCGGTCTCGGCCGGCCTGCCCGGCGCCAGTCCAGAAACCATGGCGGCCACCGTGGCCACGCCGCTGGAACGGGCGCTCGGCTCGATTGCCGGCGTCACCGAAATGACCTCCTCCAGTACGCTGAGTTCGACCCGCATTACCATGCAGTTCGATCTCAGCCGCGACATCGACGGCGCCGCGCGCGACGTCCAGGCTGCGCTCAACGCCGCCCGTAACCTGCTGCCGACCGGCTTGCCCAGCAATCCGAGCTATCGCAAGGTTAATCCAGCCGATGCGCCGATCATCATCCTGGCACTGACCTCGGACAGCATGACGCAAGGCCAGATGTACGATGCTGCCGACACCATCCTGGCGCAAAAACTGTCGCAGGTGAAAGGCGTCGGCCAGGTCAGCGTCGGCGGTAGTTCGCAGCCTGCGGTGCGAGTGGAACTGAATCCGACCGCACTCAATAAATACGGCATCGGCAGCGCCGACGTGCGCACCGCGATCGCCGCCACCAATGCCAACCGTCCCAAGGGCGTGCTGGAAGACGGCGACAAGAACTGGCAGATCTACGCCAACGACCAGGCCAAGACCGCCGCCGAGTACATGCCGCTGATTGTCGCCTACCGCAATGGCGCGGCCGTGCGGGTCAGCGATGTCGCACAGGTGACCGATTCGGTTGCCAATGTGCGCAACGCGGGCTCGGCCAACGGCAAGCCTTCCGTGCTGGTGATCCTGAACCGCCAGCCGGGCGCCAACATCATCGAAACCGTCGACGAAGTACGGGCCCTGCTGCCGCAGTTGCGCGCCTCGATCCCGGCCGCCATCAATCTTGATGTCGTGATGGACCGCACGCCGACCATCCGCGCTTCCCTGCGCGAGACCGAACGCACCCTGCTGATGTCGATCGGACTGGTGATCATGGTGGTGTTCCTGTTTCTGCGCAACGGCCGCGCCACGCTGATCCCGGCGGTGGCGGTGCCAGTGTCGCTGATTGGCACTTTCGGCGTCATGTATCTGCTTGGTTACAGCCTTGATAACCTGTCGCTGATGGCGCTGACGATCGCTACCGGCTTCGTGGTCGATGATGCGATCGTGGTGCTGGAAAATGTTTCGCGTCATATTGAGCAGGGCAAGAAGCCGTTTGCGGCAGCCATGCTGGGCGCCAAGGAAGTGGGCTTCACGGTGCTGTCGATGAGCATCTCCCTGATCGCCGTCTTCATCCCTATTCTTCTGATGGGCGGCATTGTCGGCCGGCTGTTTCGCGAGTTTGCGGTCACCCTGTCGGTGGCGATCCTGGTCTCGCTGCTGGTGTCGCTGACTACCACGCCGATGATGTGCGCACGCCTGCTGAAACACGAGCCGCACCGCAAGCAGGGCCGTTTCTTCACCGCCACCGAGCGCGCCTTCGATGCCATGCTGCGCGGTTACGAGCGTTCGCTGGCGTGGGCGCTGCGCTTCTCGCCGCTGATGATTATCATCTTGGTGGCCACCATTTTCCTCAACGTCTATCTGTACACGGTCATCCCCAAAGGCCTGTTCCCGCAGCAGGATACCGGCCTGGTGATCGGCGGCATCCAGGGCGACCAGTCGATTTCGTTCCAGTCGATGAAGGTCAAGCTTGATCAATTTGTCAGCATTGTCCGCAGCGATCCGGATGTGCAAAGCGTGATCGCCTTTACCGGCGGCGGCCAGAGCAATCGCGGCAACATGTTCATTACGCTCAAGCCGCTGACCGTGCGCAAGCTCACCGCCGATCAGGTGATCGCACGCCTGCGCGGCAAGCTCAGCCATGTGCCGGGCGCCAACCTCTTCATGCAGTCGGTGCAGGATATCCGCACTGGCGGCCGTTCCAGCGATGCCCAGTACCAGTACACCCTGCAGTCGGACGATCTCAACGAGCTGCGCACCTGGGAACCGAAAATCCGGGACGCCTTGAGCGCCTTGCCGCAGCTAGCCGATGTCAATACCGACCAGCAGGACAAAGGATTGCAGACCACCCTGACCATAGACCGCGAAACCGCCATCCGCAGCGGCGTCACGCCGCAGCTGATCGACGCCACCCTGAACGATCTGTTCGGCCAGCGCCAGGTCTCGACCATTTACAGCGGCATGAACCAGTATCACGTGGTGATGGAAGCCGGACCGCAATACTTGCAAAGTCCGCAAATCCTGCACAATACTTATGTCAGCATCCCTGCCAGCACCGCCAATCTGTCGCCCACCACTTCGGCGCTGGGCACGCCGCCAGCCTTGACCGCGGGTGGCAAGCTGGCGTCCAATTCGTCGCTGGCGCTGACCTTGTCGACTGCGGCCGAACAGCAGATGCCGTTGGCGGCATTCTCCAGTTTCCAGCCGACCAACACCGCGCTGGCAGTGAATCACCAGAGCCAGTTCATCGCCTCGACCATCTCCTTCAACCTGCCAGCCGGCGAATCGCTGTCGGACGCCACGCTGGCGATCAACGACGCCATGGCCAGGATCGGCGTGCCGACTTCGGTGCACGGCAGCTTCCAGGGCACCGCCAACGTATTCCAATCGTCGTTGAGCAGCCAACCGATGTTGATCCTGACCGCGCTGCTGGCGGTCTACATTGTGCTTGGCGTCCTGTATGAAAGCTACGTCCATCCGATCACCATCCTCTCGACCCTGCCTTCGGCTGGCGTCGGCGCCCTGCTGGCGCTACTGGCGACCGGCACCGATTTCAGCCTGATCGCACTGATCGGGGTGATCCTGCTGATCGGCATCGTCAAGAAGAACGCGATCATGATGATCGACTTCGCCCTGCATGTGGAACGCGAGCAGGGGTTGTCGCCGCGCGATTCGATTTTCGAAGCTTGCAAGCTGCGCTTCCGGCCGATCATGATGACCACCATGGCCGCCATGCTGGGCGCAGTGCCGCTGGCGCTGGGCGCTGGCGACGGCGCTGAACTGCGACGGCCGCTGGGTATCGCGATTGTCGGCGGCTTGATCATGAGCCAGCTGCTGACCCTGTACACGACCCCGGTGGTGTATCTGTACATGGATCGCTTCCGCTTGTGGAGCAAGGATAAATGGGAGCGCCGCGGCGGTAGAGCAGCGCCGGACGTAGCCGAAGCGTAG
- a CDS encoding EamA family transporter, with product MNFGSSWQLFALGSAFFAGLTAIFGKFGVTGMNSNFATFIRTIVILFVIAAIVTLRGEWQKPAQVGASNWLFLVLSAIATGLSWLCYYHALQIGPISKVAPIDKLSVAFAIVLGLLFAGEQLTWPVAIGGSLIVAGSVVIIAF from the coding sequence ATGAATTTCGGCTCAAGCTGGCAACTGTTTGCACTCGGTTCTGCATTTTTTGCCGGCCTGACGGCAATCTTCGGCAAATTCGGCGTAACCGGCATGAATTCGAATTTCGCCACGTTCATCCGCACTATCGTCATCCTGTTCGTGATCGCCGCCATCGTCACCTTGCGTGGCGAATGGCAAAAGCCGGCACAGGTGGGCGCCAGCAACTGGCTGTTCCTGGTGCTGTCGGCAATCGCTACCGGCTTATCGTGGCTATGTTATTACCATGCACTGCAAATCGGCCCGATATCGAAGGTGGCGCCAATCGACAAGCTGAGCGTAGCCTTTGCCATCGTACTGGGACTGCTGTTTGCCGGCGAACAGTTGACCTGGCCGGTGGCGATCGGCGGTTCGCTGATCGTAGCCGGGTCGGTGGTGATCATTGCTTTTTAA
- a CDS encoding MFS transporter, whose amino-acid sequence MAPRSVKASSSAVRPGSIYRSHMAISRVFLTPLIVACALFMENMDSTVIATSLPMMAHDMGESPIALKLAMTSYLVSLAVFIPISGWMADRFGARTVFRSAIGVFMLGSILCGISNTLAEFVAARFLQGVGGAMMVPVGRLVILRTTSKAELVRALSYLTIPALLGPVIGPPLGGFITTYFHWRWIFFINVPISILGIYLATRFIENLRSDDTVPLDWIGFLLSAIGCSSLMFGLASAGRHLVAGDVSMICVIVGTISLLAYVWHAFHTPHPLINLRLLQIPTLRMNVFGGSLFRIGVGALPFLLPLLFQLGFGLTPFQSGLLTCASAAGAIFVKTMTTVVLKRFGFRNVLIYNTVLGTLSMAAFGALQVDTPHLIVILMLLLGGCVRSMQFTSLNAIAYAEIDQRQMSQATSLTSVAQQLAIGLGVTVGGFALQVSNQVQGHATIVSADFWPAFLLIGLIALASLPFALKLQPDAGAELSGRR is encoded by the coding sequence ATGGCGCCAAGGTCTGTCAAGGCATCATCATCGGCAGTCCGGCCCGGCTCTATCTACCGATCCCACATGGCCATATCCCGCGTTTTCCTCACACCACTGATTGTGGCCTGCGCCCTGTTCATGGAAAACATGGACTCCACGGTCATCGCAACCTCGCTGCCAATGATGGCGCACGACATGGGTGAAAGCCCGATCGCGCTGAAACTGGCCATGACCTCCTACCTGGTCAGCCTGGCGGTATTCATCCCCATCAGCGGCTGGATGGCTGACCGCTTCGGCGCCCGCACCGTGTTCCGTAGCGCCATCGGCGTGTTCATGCTTGGTTCGATCCTGTGCGGCATCTCTAATACGCTTGCCGAATTCGTCGCCGCCCGTTTCCTGCAAGGGGTCGGCGGCGCCATGATGGTGCCGGTCGGACGGCTGGTGATCTTGCGCACCACCTCCAAGGCCGAGCTGGTGCGCGCGCTGAGCTACCTGACCATCCCGGCGCTGCTGGGGCCAGTCATCGGACCGCCGTTGGGCGGCTTCATCACCACCTATTTCCACTGGCGCTGGATTTTCTTCATCAATGTACCGATCAGCATTCTCGGCATTTATCTGGCCACCCGTTTCATCGAAAACCTGCGCAGTGACGACACCGTGCCGCTCGACTGGATCGGCTTCCTGCTGTCGGCGATCGGCTGCTCGTCTCTCATGTTCGGCCTGGCCAGCGCCGGGCGACACTTGGTGGCTGGCGATGTCTCGATGATCTGTGTGATTGTCGGTACGATCAGCTTGCTGGCATATGTCTGGCATGCCTTCCACACACCGCATCCGCTGATCAATTTACGCCTGCTGCAAATTCCTACCCTGCGCATGAACGTGTTCGGCGGCTCGTTGTTCCGGATTGGCGTCGGCGCGCTGCCATTCCTGCTGCCACTGTTATTCCAGCTAGGTTTCGGCCTGACGCCGTTCCAGTCAGGTTTGCTGACTTGCGCTTCCGCCGCAGGGGCGATTTTTGTAAAGACCATGACGACCGTGGTGTTGAAGCGCTTCGGGTTCCGCAATGTGCTGATCTACAACACCGTGCTGGGCACCTTATCAATGGCGGCGTTTGGCGCACTGCAAGTGGATACGCCGCATCTGATCGTGATCCTGATGCTGCTGCTCGGCGGCTGCGTGCGTTCCATGCAATTCACCAGCCTGAACGCGATTGCCTATGCCGAGATCGATCAGCGTCAGATGAGCCAGGCTACCAGCTTGACCAGTGTGGCACAGCAGTTGGCGATCGGCCTGGGCGTGACTGTTGGCGGCTTTGCGCTGCAAGTATCGAATCAGGTACAAGGCCACGCAACGATCGTCAGCGCCGACTTCTGGCCGGCATTTTTGCTGATCGGCTTGATCGCCTTGGCTTCCCTGCCGTTTGCGTTGAAGCTGCAACCGGACGCGGGAGCGGAGCTGTCCGGACGCAGATAG